From the Terriglobia bacterium genome, one window contains:
- a CDS encoding ABC transporter permease, which produces MSGLNWLEQVTQDMRYALRGLAKDRGLAAIAIITLALGIGANTAIFSFLDVLILQPLPLPQSDRLVSLFYRSPRNSSVFDAMSFPDYLFYKERNRTFSGLAAYSGVDANFRFGNQMVRVSGEMVSANYFSVLGARLVAGRTFLAEEDAVPGRNPVVVLAHQAWQQYFATNRGALGQQVVINGVSFTIIGIAGPEFTGLRLDRDAKPDFWVPVMMYPVLATYAAGKDLQHYQGNTWISVTGRLKPGVNFAEAESEFVNLTSQLKQTEWVNVWKNWPNGPNDRAAMLVSANEGRLRTDSREEALAFLMMLMAIAVLVLLIACSNVASLMLARGVKRQSEFGVRLALGASKGRLFQQLLTESLMITLPAAAAGLVMALLATHFLSSFHRPFNMPLLLQTSLNVRVLSISLVLACLTGVLFGVIPVRQSFRTNLVSTLKGESSSLSGGFRLGMQQIFIVAQVALSVVLLIGAGLFVRTLLNAQSADVTLDPGKVFLLKLNLPTQKYDQARGMRFYSNLLNSVRTLPGVNSTAFVWMVPMGGRRGGTDVAIHPGDEPRQTDFNIVSEEYFKTIGIPLLRGRVFSHDDRAGAPAVSVINEEMARQFWPGMDPVGQKFRLTRDNQMAEIIGVVRDGKFRNYRAPLNPCFYVPLSQMYRSDVSLEARTVGNPLTLAAPIRREIQALDMDLPVTDAWTLKSFRDEGLGQERLSALLLVGAGIIAVVLVAIGLYSVLAFAVERRTHEIGIRMALGARRANVVGLVVRQGAALTRIGATLGWLVASLLSRFVSKLLYGVQPSDPVTLLVVGTSLAGVALLALYLPARRATKIDPMQALRYE; this is translated from the coding sequence ATGTCAGGTTTGAACTGGCTCGAACAAGTGACCCAAGACATGCGCTACGCCCTCCGCGGACTGGCGAAGGATCGCGGGTTGGCTGCTATCGCCATTATCACACTGGCGCTCGGAATTGGTGCAAACACGGCAATATTCAGTTTTCTGGACGTGCTCATTTTGCAGCCTTTGCCGCTTCCCCAGTCCGATCGCCTCGTCTCGTTGTTTTACCGATCCCCACGTAATTCCTCCGTGTTCGACGCAATGTCCTTTCCGGACTACCTCTTTTATAAGGAACGTAACCGAACCTTTTCAGGCCTGGCCGCATACAGCGGGGTGGATGCCAATTTCCGTTTCGGCAACCAGATGGTTAGAGTTTCCGGGGAAATGGTCAGCGCCAATTATTTTTCCGTGTTGGGAGCCAGGCTCGTCGCAGGACGAACGTTCCTTGCCGAGGAGGATGCCGTTCCCGGGCGGAACCCCGTCGTGGTGCTTGCTCACCAAGCATGGCAGCAATACTTCGCTACGAATCGCGGCGCTCTGGGTCAACAGGTGGTCATCAATGGCGTGAGCTTTACTATTATCGGGATTGCAGGGCCGGAATTCACGGGGTTACGGCTGGATCGCGATGCCAAGCCTGACTTCTGGGTTCCTGTGATGATGTACCCCGTCCTTGCGACGTATGCCGCAGGCAAGGATCTCCAGCACTACCAAGGCAACACGTGGATCTCGGTGACCGGGCGATTGAAGCCCGGGGTGAATTTCGCCGAAGCCGAGTCTGAGTTTGTGAATCTCACCTCACAGCTTAAACAAACAGAGTGGGTGAATGTCTGGAAGAATTGGCCGAATGGTCCAAACGACCGGGCGGCAATGCTCGTGTCCGCGAACGAGGGGCGTCTCAGAACCGATTCCCGAGAGGAGGCTCTTGCGTTCCTCATGATGCTCATGGCGATCGCTGTCTTGGTGCTCCTCATTGCCTGTTCAAATGTAGCGAGCCTTATGCTGGCCCGAGGGGTCAAAAGGCAAAGCGAATTCGGGGTCCGCCTGGCGCTGGGTGCGAGTAAAGGGCGTCTGTTTCAGCAACTTCTCACCGAGAGCTTGATGATAACATTACCGGCCGCTGCTGCAGGGTTGGTGATGGCCCTCCTCGCCACACACTTTCTCTCGAGCTTTCATCGACCGTTCAACATGCCCCTGTTGCTTCAAACGAGCTTGAATGTTCGTGTTCTTTCCATCTCCCTGGTGCTCGCCTGTTTGACAGGCGTCTTGTTTGGTGTCATCCCGGTTCGACAAAGCTTTCGGACGAATCTCGTCTCCACTCTCAAGGGCGAATCGAGTTCTCTGTCGGGAGGATTTCGGCTCGGAATGCAACAGATTTTTATAGTGGCCCAGGTGGCTTTATCCGTCGTCCTCTTGATTGGAGCGGGTCTGTTTGTACGCACATTGCTCAACGCTCAATCGGCGGACGTCACGCTGGACCCGGGGAAGGTTTTTCTACTGAAATTGAACCTCCCCACCCAGAAGTATGACCAGGCGCGCGGAATGCGGTTCTATTCGAACCTCCTGAATTCCGTCCGCACACTCCCGGGAGTAAACAGCACGGCTTTTGTGTGGATGGTTCCGATGGGCGGCCGGCGGGGAGGTACCGATGTGGCCATTCACCCTGGCGATGAACCCCGACAGACGGACTTCAACATAGTCTCCGAAGAATACTTCAAGACCATTGGAATTCCCCTGCTGCGCGGGAGGGTTTTCAGCCACGACGACCGAGCAGGTGCGCCCGCCGTGTCAGTCATAAATGAAGAGATGGCACGGCAATTCTGGCCCGGAATGGATCCTGTGGGACAGAAGTTCCGGCTAACGCGCGACAACCAGATGGCGGAAATCATCGGAGTGGTCCGGGATGGTAAATTTCGGAATTACCGGGCTCCCCTGAATCCTTGCTTCTACGTCCCCTTATCACAAATGTACCGCAGCGACGTAAGCCTGGAGGCACGTACGGTCGGAAATCCCTTGACGCTGGCGGCCCCAATCCGCCGAGAAATCCAAGCGCTTGACATGGACCTGCCCGTCACCGACGCATGGACGCTGAAATCCTTCCGAGATGAGGGGCTCGGTCAGGAACGGCTTTCCGCCCTCCTGCTGGTTGGGGCGGGGATCATCGCCGTGGTGCTCGTGGCAATCGGTTTGTACAGTGTGCTTGCCTTCGCGGTGGAACGGAGAACACACGAGATTGGGATCCGGATGGCTCTCGGAGCCCGACGTGCCAATGTCGTGGGACTGGTTGTGCGACAGGGCGCGGCGCTCACGCGCATAGGCGCGACGCTCGGATGGTTGGTCGCGAGCCTTCTGAGTCGCTTCGTCTCGAAACTCCTTTACGGAGTGCAGCCGAGTGACCCCGTGACCCTCCTGGTCGTTGGGACATCTCTCGCCGGTGTAGCGCTGCTCGCACTTTATCTTCCCGCACGTCGCGCAACGAAGATCGATCCGATGCAGGCGCTGAGATACGAGTAA
- a CDS encoding type II toxin-antitoxin system Phd/YefM family antitoxin has translation MTNIISALTARTQLGQIIKRASQKDERFVVGRRGEPKVIIMGIRDYIKALAPAPQWLKAIRAEAKRQGLNQLTAREISREIKAVRKQGRAQAKQTSKAAAK, from the coding sequence ATGACAAATATCATTTCAGCACTCACCGCCCGGACCCAACTCGGGCAGATCATCAAGCGGGCCAGCCAAAAAGACGAACGCTTTGTCGTTGGCCGTCGGGGGGAACCCAAGGTGATCATCATGGGCATCCGGGATTACATTAAGGCTCTGGCCCCAGCCCCTCAGTGGCTGAAGGCCATCCGGGCTGAGGCCAAGCGCCAAGGTCTCAATCAGCTGACTGCTCGGGAGATCAGCCGGGAGATCAAAGCCGTCCGGAAGCAAGGGCGTGCGCAGGCAAAGCAGACCAGTAAAGCCGCCGCCAAATGA
- a CDS encoding putative toxin-antitoxin system toxin component, PIN family yields MIAVVLDTNIVVSAFLNEGGLEAAVLDLALNRRLSLILSEPILDEYAQVLHRRKLGFDPKHIDHALTQIRHIARLVTPTRIVSASKDDPDNRFLECAEAGSANFLVTGNTRHFPKEWKATRVVTARQLIEGIVLNLRRGKT; encoded by the coding sequence ATGATCGCGGTCGTGCTGGACACCAACATTGTGGTCTCGGCCTTCCTCAACGAGGGCGGTCTGGAGGCGGCGGTGTTGGATTTGGCGCTAAATAGGCGGCTGTCGCTGATCCTTTCTGAGCCGATTTTGGACGAGTACGCCCAGGTTCTGCACCGTCGCAAGCTGGGTTTTGATCCCAAACACATAGATCATGCCCTCACCCAAATCCGCCATATTGCCCGATTGGTTACGCCGACAAGAATAGTTTCCGCCTCGAAAGATGATCCAGACAATCGGTTCCTTGAGTGTGCTGAGGCTGGTTCAGCCAACTTCCTGGTTACAGGCAACACCCGACATTTTCCCAAGGAATGGAAGGCGACTAGGGTGGTGACTGCCCGGCAGTTGATTGAGGGCATCGTGCTCAACCTGAGGCGGGGGAAAACATAG